From Miscanthus floridulus cultivar M001 chromosome 15, ASM1932011v1, whole genome shotgun sequence, the proteins below share one genomic window:
- the LOC136507779 gene encoding uncharacterized mitochondrial protein AtMg00810-like: protein MYVEDLIVISARAEDIDSFKRNMVAHFQMSDLGALSYYLSIEVRQGKEALTLGQSTYASKLLERSGMAECKPSVTPMEEWLKLTKASIVAKVDATLYRTIIGGLHYVVHMSPNIVFIVGYVSRFMEDPREDHWAAVKLLLRYVKGTMDQGIVFPKTNGSGLHLIVFSDANMAGDIDERRSTSGVLVFLGSAPISWQSLK from the coding sequence ATGTATGTCGAGGACTTGATCGTCATCAgcgcgcgtgcggaggacatcgacagcttcaagcgcaacatggtggctcattttcaaatgagcgatctcggcgcactctcctactaccttagcatcgaggtgagacaggggaaggaggcgctcacacTCGGTCAAAGCacgtacgcctcgaagctgttggagcggagcggcatggctgagtgcaagccgtccgtgactccaatggaggagtggctaaagctgacgaaggccagtatcgtggcgaaggtagatgcaacactctaccggaccATCATCGGCGGTCTGCATTACGTAGTCCACATGAGCCCGAACATTGTGTTcatcgtgggctacgtcagccgcttcatggaggatccccgagaggatcactgggccgcGGTGAAGCTGTTGCTGCGCTATGTCAAGGGGACGATGGATCaagggatcgtcttccccaagaccaaCGGAAGTGGGCTGCATCTcattgtgttcagcgatgcaaacatggcgggggacatcgatgaACGACGGAgtacctctggcgtgctcgtcttcctcgggtcggctccaatctcatggcagTCACtaaaatag
- the LOC136507780 gene encoding uncharacterized protein, producing the protein MKKSEEASSSRGGDGKRRGKASSEKKKKKVDPQRLLALWEDGPLGKGVPKSAKEKGEVIAVEGHSKALKAVHLNEPRAQVHLGHVGGEQEQQWYLDSGASNHMMGSKEAFSELDDNVTGMQLRSSIIGIAQLDERGSEVLIKDGVLRIRDQEQRLLAKFGHLSFDALGRLVKLVRGLPHIKHIGELYDSYLTEKQRRLSFPKVDKYRTADALELVHGDLCGPITPATNDGRRYFLLLVDDCSHYMWMQLLTSKDKGAEAIKKFKAPAEEESGKKLRVLRTDRGNEFTSVEFAAYCAGQGAVRHHTTPYLPQ; encoded by the exons atgAAGAAGTCcgaggaagcctcctccagccgcggtggcgatggcaagcgccgcggcaaggcttcttcggagaagaaaaagaagaaggtcgacccccaACGCCTGCTGGCGCtgtgggaagacgggccattgggcaaaggagtgcccaaatc GGCCAAGGAGAAAGGAGAGGTGATAGCGGTGGAAGGGCACAGCAAGGCTCTAAAGGCTGTCCACCTTAATGAACcacgtgcccaagtccacctcggacatgtgggcggcgagcaggagcagcagtggtacctagactccggcgctagtaaccacatgatgggctccaaggaagccttctccgagctcgacgacaaCGTGACTGGCATG cagctacgttcaagcatcatcGGCATTGcccagctggatgagcgtggcAGCGAGGTAttgatcaaggacggcgtcctcaggatcagggaccaggagcagCGCCTTCTTGCTAAG ttcggccatctcagcttcgacgcgctcggTCGGCTGGTGAAGTTGGtccgagggctgccccacatcaagcacataGGTGAGCTATATGACAGCTACCTgaccgagaagcagaggaggctgtcaTTCCCAAAGGTGGACAAGTATCGCACagcggacgctctcgagctcgtccacggcgatctctgtgggccaatcacgccagctacaaacgatggtcggcggtacttcctcctgctcgtggatgattgcagtcactATATGTGGATGCAACTTCTGACGAGCAAGGACAAGGGGGctgaggcgatcaagaagttcaaggcgcccGCAGAGgaggagagcggcaagaagctacgcGTGCTACGGACTGATCGCGGcaacgaattcacttcggtggagttcgctgcgtactgtgcGGGTCAGGGTgcggtgcgacaccacaccactCCGTACTTGCCACagtag